The genomic segment CGCGCCGATAATCCCACCACGTAAGGATTTCCCGGAAGCGGCGACACCGCGCTCCGGTTCCAGGCGACGTCGAGCGAAATAGGCCTGGTGACGCCGATCAGCGTGAGGTTGCCTCGGAGCTCGCCCTTGCCGCCGGTCAGCACCGTCCCCTCGGACACGAAGGTCATTTCCGGGTACTCTTCCACGTTCAGAAAATCTGCGCTCCTCAAATGACGGTCGCGCGGCTCGACGGTCGTGTCGACGCTGGCCGTCTTCACGACGACGCGAACGTTCGAGAGCTTCCCCGTCGTTTCGTCGAAATCGAAGGTTCCTTCGGCCTCGGTGAAACGACCGAACACCTTCGCGAACCCGACGTGCCCGACGAGAAACCCGATCGTCAGGTGCTGAGGGTCGATGACGTAGTGTCGGGGCTCCGCGTGAAGCGAGCCCGCCAAGAGCATTATCAGAATGATGCTCGGCCACCGCATGGTCTTCTATGATATCCCGCGTTTCTCGTAGACTCGGAAACGATATTTGACCAGCCCTCGTTTCAAGCATTGTCGAAGCGCATTTCCACCACGAAGAGCCTGAAAACCTGGACTCTTCGGCCGAGAGCAGCGGGCGAAAGCGACGAGGAGGCGGATCGCCCGATCCCGCGGCCGGTCGATCTCGAGAAAAGGCGTCAGGTCCCGATCCGACAAGAACAGAAGCCCTTGCTCCTCTGCCAGCCGATCGACCTGCTCGATGGGGAGAAGCGAGGAAACGTGCCAGCCCGAGCGAAACTCTCGAACCCAATAGTCTTCGGAACTCCCGGTCAAGAAGTCGTCACAGATTGCGAGCCGTCCTCCCCTGCCGAGGGCGCGGGCGACACGCTCGAAGAAAGCGCGCGCGTCCGATGCGTGGGCGAACGATTCGATCGCGTAGGCGATCTCCACCGGGCTCGGCAGCTCGTCGCGACAGAAATCACCCAATCGGATGGAAAGACTGGGTGGAGCAAGATCCGCCTGAACGGCGCTCGTCGTGATTCCCAATCCCTCGACGTCGCAATGGGCGAGGAGGTAGGCAAGACTCGACCCGACTCCGCAACCGAGGTCGAGGATGCGCCTCGCACCGACCGCCCCAATCTCACGGCGCACGAGCTCGTGCACGAAATGAAACGCTTCGTCGCGCGTCGAAACGCCGGCCCCCCAGACGGCGCGATGAATCGCACCCGTGGCACGGCCCTGGCCGCGCGCGAGAAAGCGGCCGGTGTTCTCGTCGTAGTATCGGCCGACGTCGGCGCTCATGCTCCGGGGACCACGACCTGAAGGCCCAGCAGCAGCTCCGCGGTTACGTACAGCCATGCATCGCTCGGAATCCGCCAGGTCCGGTCCGCGTTCGAAACGAGGAACATGTAGAAAGGCCCGACGGCGTCGTGACGGTCGAGCGCGATGGCCAGGTGGACGAGTGGCGCCCAGGCCTCGATGCCCGGCCTCTTGTTGCGGGCGACCTCGCCGGTGCGTCCGTAGTAGGCACCCTTCAAGTCGGGCATCCGTTCCAGACAGAAATCGAGCACCCGTGCGGCGACATCAGGCCGGCCCTTCACCGCCCGGGCGGCCACGCCCGCCGCATTGGACACTTGAACCGCGTCGTTG from the Vicinamibacteria bacterium genome contains:
- a CDS encoding methyltransferase domain-containing protein codes for the protein MSADVGRYYDENTGRFLARGQGRATGAIHRAVWGAGVSTRDEAFHFVHELVRREIGAVGARRILDLGCGVGSSLAYLLAHCDVEGLGITTSAVQADLAPPSLSIRLGDFCRDELPSPVEIAYAIESFAHASDARAFFERVARALGRGGRLAICDDFLTGSSEDYWVREFRSGWHVSSLLPIEQVDRLAEEQGLLFLSDRDLTPFLEIDRPRDRAIRLLVAFARCSRPKSPGFQALRGGNALRQCLKRGLVKYRFRVYEKRGIS
- a CDS encoding YceI family protein produces the protein MRWPSIILIMLLAGSLHAEPRHYVIDPQHLTIGFLVGHVGFAKVFGRFTEAEGTFDFDETTGKLSNVRVVVKTASVDTTVEPRDRHLRSADFLNVEEYPEMTFVSEGTVLTGGKGELRGNLTLIGVTRPISLDVAWNRSAVSPLPGNPYVVGLSARGSFDRSDYGMSYGLADGLVGDEVELIIELEAQRK